CCTGATTGCCGGGGTGACCTTCTAGGCCGCTGTCGGGCCTTTTCCATCTTGCACAAGGAGTGCGCCATGCGCCGCTATGCTCAGTTGTTTCACCACTGGTTCCGGAGTCTGCTGCTTTTGTCTCTGCTCACTGCTACCGGCGCTCAGGCGGCGGAAAAAATCGATCTGATCATCGACACCGATCCGGGGGCCGACGATGTGGTAGCCCTGCTGTTCGCCCTGGCTTCCCCCGAGGAGCTGCAGATCCGCGCCCTGACCACAGTGGCGGGCAACGTGCGGTTGGACAAGACCTCGCGCAATGCGCGTCTGGCCCGTGAGTGGGCGGGGCGCGAGGAGGTGCCGGTATACGCCGGAGCGCCCAAGCCGCTGCTGCGTACCCCCATCTATGCCGAGAATATCCATGGCAAGGAAGGCATTTCCGGGGTGACGGTGCACGAGCCCAAGGCGCCTCTGGCCAAGGGCAATGCGATCAACTACCTGATCGATACGCTGCGGGCGGCCAAGCCCCACAGCATCACCATCGCCATGCTCGGCCCGCAGACCAACCTGGCGCTGGCGCTGATCCAGGCACCGGACATCACTCAGGGCATCAAGGAAGTGGTGGTCATGGGCGGTGCGCACTTCAACGGTGGCAACATCACGCCGGTGGCCGAGTTCAACCTGTTCGCCGACCCCCAGGCGGCCGAAGTGGTGCTCAAGAGCGGCGTCAAACTGACCTATCTGCCGCTGGACGTGACCCACAAGGTGCTGACCAGCGATGCGCGGCTGCAGAAGATCGCGGCGTTGAACAACAACGCCAGCAAGGTGGTGGGGGACATCCTCAACGAGTACGTCAAGGGTGACATGGAGCACTACGGTATTCCCGGCGGCCCGGTGCATGACGCTACAGTGATTGCCTACCTGCTCAAGCCCGAGCTGTTCACCGGTCGTCAAGCCAATATGGTCATCGACAGCCGCGAGGGGCCGACCTTCGGTCAGACCATCGTCGATTGGTACGACGGCCTGAAGCAGGAAAAGAACGTGTTCTGGGTTGAGAACGGCGATGCCCAGGGCTTCTTCGACTTGCTCACCGAGCGCCTGGCGCGTCTCAAGTAAACCTTGCCCCCGCAGGTACCTGCCTGCGGGGTTCTATTCCCGTTCCGGGTCCTGTACGCCCAGGTGGTCGGCCGGGTATTTCTCGAAGACTTGTTCAATGAAGGCTCGGGCGGACTGGGTGCCCAGTTCCTTGACCAGCAGGTCTATGCCAATGATCGCCAGCTCCTCCGGGCTCCCCGGGCTGTAGGAGCATTGGCCCTGGGGCCATTTGGCTTTGATGTCGGCGTCGATACTCACGGTGGCCATGAAAGTCTCACGAATTCGGATAAGGCGGGCGCCAGGGCAGGGCTCTGGGCGGGTAGTTGCTGCGTCGCAGAGTTAACCATGTTGCCGGGCGTTTGGCACTCCGACTTAGGCATCAGGCGAGTGCTGTGCGACACTGCGGCTTTTCCTGTGCTCAAGGAAGCCTCCGTGCAAATCGATTTGAACCAGCCTGATGCCCTGACCCTGGAGGCGGTGCGTCAGCTGCTGGCGTCTGCCAGCGACAACGTGCATACCCAGTTGCGCGTGAGCAAAACCGGAATTGCCTATATCTCTTCGGGGGTAGTGGGCGGTGCCGAGATAGAAGGTTTGCTGTTTCGCCTGGAAACCTGGGCGGCCGGCTCCGGGTATGTCGGCAAGGTGGCTGCCGCCGACGAGGTCTGGGTGATGCAGATCTTCAATGCGCTCAAGCAGAACTGGCCCAAGCCGGCGTTCGACTACATCGACATCTATTGAGCGTCGTTCATATCCGGTGACGATTGTCCCGTGAAAGAGTGGCACTGGCTGAGGCAGACTTGCCGACTGTTCACCTGATACGGCAAATGGCCATTTGTTTTGAAACCAAAAGCCAAATCGGCTGTCGCACGATCTCTGCTTAATTTTGAAAAGGAGGCTTCATGCCTTGGAAGCTCGCTTCATTCGGAACCTTGTTGGCCGCTGTCGTCCTTGGTGGGTGCAGCACTGGCGGGGCGACAAAGGAGCCTGTGGCCGCTGAGTCCGGGCACACTCGTTGTGAAGCATCGGCCGCCGAATTCGCTGTCGGCAAGAAGGCTTCTCCCGAGTTGCTCGAGCAGGCCCGTACACGCGCAGGCGCGCAGTACGCACGGTTCCTCAAGCCCAACGACATGATCACCCTGGAGTACCGCTCGGATCGCCTGAACCTGAACACTGATGCCGGCCTGGTGGTGACCCGGGTCAACTGTGGTTGAGGGCTGAGGCCTTTGGATCACGCATAAAAAACCCCGTCACATGGACGGGGTTTTTTT
The DNA window shown above is from Pseudomonas protegens CHA0 and carries:
- a CDS encoding nucleoside hydrolase; translation: MRRYAQLFHHWFRSLLLLSLLTATGAQAAEKIDLIIDTDPGADDVVALLFALASPEELQIRALTTVAGNVRLDKTSRNARLAREWAGREEVPVYAGAPKPLLRTPIYAENIHGKEGISGVTVHEPKAPLAKGNAINYLIDTLRAAKPHSITIAMLGPQTNLALALIQAPDITQGIKEVVVMGGAHFNGGNITPVAEFNLFADPQAAEVVLKSGVKLTYLPLDVTHKVLTSDARLQKIAALNNNASKVVGDILNEYVKGDMEHYGIPGGPVHDATVIAYLLKPELFTGRQANMVIDSREGPTFGQTIVDWYDGLKQEKNVFWVENGDAQGFFDLLTERLARLK
- a CDS encoding I78 family peptidase inhibitor, whose translation is MPWKLASFGTLLAAVVLGGCSTGGATKEPVAAESGHTRCEASAAEFAVGKKASPELLEQARTRAGAQYARFLKPNDMITLEYRSDRLNLNTDAGLVVTRVNCG